From one Leptospira noumeaensis genomic stretch:
- a CDS encoding aminopeptidase: MPKPLPLLSIPHPCRIKKIPRIFAVLLFPIFLSGCLPYLFHLGKEQSSIILGREKIEDILNLQGLDLKTKQKLNLIREARIFAIGELALNAKGGFEYYTKLDREEIGWNVSASEALELKSYTWWFPIAGTVPYKGFFDHQMALNLEKELQSEGYDTRVRAIGGYSTLGWFSDPVLSPQLNWPDHRLVGLVFHEMAHATVYLPGDSTLNESYASYVEEKGVEIYYTKKEGESSPHLQKFKKEKNRREVTLNLLKKYAEELKHLYASNLDIKNKQIQKQNIIKNFKEEVIQKKLVPEEKSKEFLSREWNNEDFLGAIRYHSGEFSFESLFIQSGNNFPEFHKLVKNLFDLPPESREQFLNKKP; encoded by the coding sequence ATGCCAAAACCACTTCCACTTTTGTCGATTCCCCATCCTTGTCGAATCAAAAAGATTCCAAGAATATTCGCAGTTTTACTCTTCCCTATTTTTCTTTCCGGTTGTTTACCGTATTTATTTCATCTAGGAAAGGAACAATCTTCCATAATCTTGGGTCGCGAAAAAATCGAAGATATTCTGAATCTTCAAGGTTTGGATTTAAAAACAAAACAAAAATTAAATTTGATCCGTGAAGCGAGGATTTTTGCCATCGGGGAACTTGCATTAAATGCAAAGGGAGGATTTGAATACTATACAAAATTAGATCGGGAAGAAATCGGTTGGAATGTCAGTGCTTCCGAGGCCTTAGAACTAAAGTCTTATACTTGGTGGTTTCCCATTGCCGGCACCGTTCCCTACAAAGGTTTTTTTGATCACCAAATGGCTCTAAACCTCGAAAAGGAATTACAATCGGAGGGATATGACACTCGTGTCCGCGCCATTGGAGGATACTCGACACTTGGTTGGTTTTCTGATCCTGTTTTGTCTCCGCAATTGAATTGGCCAGACCATAGACTTGTTGGTCTTGTATTTCATGAAATGGCACATGCCACAGTTTATTTACCTGGTGATTCTACGCTGAATGAATCTTATGCAAGTTATGTGGAAGAAAAAGGTGTAGAAATTTATTACACAAAAAAAGAAGGAGAATCCAGTCCCCACTTACAAAAGTTTAAAAAAGAAAAAAATCGGAGAGAAGTAACCTTAAACCTTTTGAAAAAGTATGCGGAAGAATTAAAACACTTATACGCTTCTAACTTGGATATAAAAAACAAACAGATCCAAAAACAAAACATCATCAAAAATTTCAAAGAAGAAGTGATCCAAAAAAAACTTGTACCAGAAGAAAAATCCAAAGAATTTTTATCCAGAGAATGGAATAACGAAGACTTTCTTGGAGCCATTCGTTACCATTCTGGAGAATTTAGTTTTGAATCTTTATTTATCCAATCGGGAAATAACTTTCCCGAATTTCATAAACTGGTAAAAAACCTCTTTGATCTACCGCCAGAATCGAGAGAACAGTTCTTAAACAAAAAACCTTAG